The following proteins come from a genomic window of Ursus arctos isolate Adak ecotype North America unplaced genomic scaffold, UrsArc2.0 scaffold_12, whole genome shotgun sequence:
- the SLC2A1 gene encoding solute carrier family 2, facilitated glucose transporter member 1: MEPSSKKLTGRLMLAVGGAVLGSLQFGYNTGVINAPQKVIEEFYNQTWIHRYGERISPATLTTLWSLSVAIFSVGGMIGSFSVGLFVNRFGRRNSMLMMNLLAFVSSVLMGFSKLGKSFEMLILGRFIIGVYCGLTTGFVPMYVGEVSPTALRGALGTLHQLGIVVGILIAQVFGLDSIMGNEDLWPLLLSVIFIPALLQCVLLPFCPESPRFLLINRNEENRAKSVLKKLRGTADVTRDLQEMKEESRQMMREKKVTILELFRSPAYRQPILIAVVLQLSQQLSGINAVFYYSTSIFEKAGVQQPVYATIGSGIVNTAFTVVSLFVVERAGRRTLHLIGLAGMAGCAVLMTIALALLEKLPWMSYLSIVAIFGFVAFFEVGPGPIPWFIVAELFSQGPRPAAIAVAGFSNWTSNFIVGMCFQYVEQLCGPYVFIIFTVLLVLFFIFTYFKVPETKGRTFDEIASGFRQGGASQSDKTPEELFHPLGADSQV, translated from the exons aagCTGACGGGCCGTCTCATGCTGGCCGTGGGAGGGGCAGTGCTTGGCTCCCTGCAGTTTGGCTACAACACCGGCGTCATCAATGCCCCCCAGAAG GTGATTGAGGAGTTCTACAACCAGACATGGATCCACCGCTATGGGGAGCGCATCTCGCCGGCCACGCTCACCACGCTGTGGTCCCTCTCCGTGGCCATCTTCTCTGTAGGAGGCATGATCGGCTCCTTCTCTGTGGGCCTTTTTGTTAACCGCTTTGGCCG GCGCAACTCAATGCTAATGATGAACCTTCTGGCCTTCGTGTCCTCTGTGCTCATGGGCTTCTCGAAACTGGGCAAGTCCTTTGAGATGCTGATCCTGGGCCGTTTCATCATCGGTGTGTACTGCGGCCTGACCACAGGCTTCGTGCCCATGTACGTGGGGGAAGTGTCCCCCACGGCCCTTCGCGGGGCCCTGGGCACCCTGCACCAGCTGGGCATCGTCGTCGGCATCCTCATCGCCCAG GTGTTCGGCCTGGACTCCATCATGGGCAACGAGGACCTGTGGCCCCTGCTGCTGAGTGTCATCTTCATCCCGGCCCTGCTGCAGTGCGTGCTGCTGCCCTTCTGCCCCGAGAGCCCCCGCTTCCTGCTCATCAACCGCAACGAGGAGAACCGGGCCAAGAGCG TGCTGAAGAAGCTGCGCGGGACGGCGGACGTGACCCGTGACCTGCAGGAGATGAAGGAGGAGAGTCGGCAGATGATGCGGGAGAAGAAGGTCACCATCCTGGAGCTGTTCCGCTCCCCCGCCTACCGCCAGCCCATCCTCATCGCCGTGGTGCTGCAGCTGTCCCAGCAGCTGTCGGGCATCAATGCC GTTTTCTATTACTCCACGAGCATCTTCGAGAAGGCGGGGGTGCAGCAGCCTGTGTATGCCACCATTGGCTCCGGCATAGTCAACACAGCCTTCACTGTCGTGTCG CTGTTTGTGGTGGAGCGAGCCGGCCGGCGGACCCTGCACCTCATCGGCCTGGCCGGCATGGCGGGCTGTGCCGTGCTCATGACCATCGCGCTGGCACTGCTG GAAAAGCTGCCCTGGATGTCCTATCTCAGCATTGTGGCCATCTTTGGCTTTGTGGCCTTCTTTGAAGTGGGCCCTGGCCCCATCCCATGGTTCATTGTGGCTGAACTCTTCAGCCAGGGTCCTCGCCCAGCTGCCATTGCTGTTGCTGGCTTCTCAAACTGGACCTCAAATTTCATTGTGGGCATGTGCTTCCAGTATGTCGAG CAACTGTGCGGTCCGTACGTCTTCATCATCTTCACCGTGCTCCTGGTTCTGTTCTTCATCTTCACCTACTTCAAAGTTCCTGAGACCAAAGGCCGGACCTTTGATGAGATTGCTTCCGGTTTCCGGCAGGGGGGAGCCAGCCAAAGTGACAAGACACCCGAGGAGCTCTTCCACCCCTTGGGGGCCGATTCGCAAGTGTGA